One Pogoniulus pusillus isolate bPogPus1 chromosome 10, bPogPus1.pri, whole genome shotgun sequence genomic window carries:
- the LOC135178661 gene encoding 16 kDa beta-galactoside-binding lectin, with protein sequence MVLPKRLKLRELRAESRRFVEQGLGGVLPGGAGVCSMEQGLVVTQLDIQPGECIKVKGKITSDAKGFAVNVGKDSGNLMLHFNPRFDCHGDINTIVCNSKEDGTWGEEDRKADFPFQHGDKTEICISFDETEATVKLPEAEFQFPNRLGMEKIEYLAVEGDFKVKAIKFS encoded by the exons ATGGTCTTGCCCAAGAGATTAAAGCTGCGGGAGCTCCGCGCTGAGTCACGCCGGTTTGTGGAGCAGGGGCTCGGGGGTGTCCTGCCTGGTGGGGCTGGTGTCTGCAGCATGGAGCAA GGACTGGTTGTTACTCAGCTGgacatccagcctggtgagTGCATCAAAGTCAAAGGGAAGATCACGTCTGATGCTAAGGG GTTTGCTGTCAATGTAGGGAAGGACAGTGGCAACCTCATGCTGCATTTCAACCCTCGCTTCGACTGCCATGGGGATATCAATACCATTGTCTGCAATTCAAAGGAGGATGGCACGTGGGGTGAGGAGGACAGGAAGGCTGACTTTCCCTTCCAGCATGGTGACAAGACTGAG aTCTGCATCTCCTTCGATGAGACGGAGGCAACGGTGAAGCTGCCCGAGGCAGAGTTCCAGTTCCCGAACCGGCTGGGCATGGAGAAGATTGAGTACCTGGCTGTGGAGGGTGACTTTAAAGTCAAGGCCATCAAATTCAGCTAA